From a region of the Panicum virgatum strain AP13 chromosome 2K, P.virgatum_v5, whole genome shotgun sequence genome:
- the LOC120695456 gene encoding putative HVA22-like protein g, with the protein MAVSFITRLLMLVLGYAYPAYDCYKTLELNTPQMEQLRFWCQYWILLAFLTALERLADCALSWLPMYGEAKLALVVYLWHPSTTGAGRVYGDFLRPFLAAHEADIDRGLLELRARAADATASRLQAAVALGRAGLLDAVRRVSSRLQLSPDGQQVQSGNPHEHERASSSHSATPTRQWHVLSLLGFGSCSRLAGPPTPDRSCTAACEGGEDDQDATHRQASRGVNGGEAKVSRDADVAVALALIGACEIENLLEPWPVSFYSSVVL; encoded by the exons ATGGCGGTATCATTCATCACCAGACTTCTAAT GTTGGTCCTAGGCTACGCCTACCCGGCGTACGACTGCTACAAGACGCTGGAACTGAACACGCCGCAGATGGAGCAGCTGCGATTCTGGTGCCAGTACTG GATTCTGCTCGCGTTCCTGACGGCGCTCGAGAGGCTCGCCGACTGCGCGCTCTCGTGGCTGCCCATGTACGGCGAGGCGAAGCTCGCGCTCGTCGTGTACCTCTGGCACCCAAGCACAACG GGCGCAGGGCGAGTCTACGGCGACTTCCTCCGCCCGTTCCTGGCGGCGCACGAGGCGGACATCGACCGCGGCCTCCTGGAGCTGAGGGCCCGCGCCGCGGACGCGACGGCGTCGCGCCTGCAGGCGGCCGTGGCGCTCGGGCGGGCGGGCCTGCTCGACGCCGTCCGCCGCGTTTCGTCGCGGCTGCAGCTGAGCCCCGACGGGCAGCAGGTGCA ATCTGGAAACCCACACGAGCACGAGCGCGCATCGTCCTCGCACAGTGCCACGCCCACGCGGCAGTGGCATGTGTTGAGTCTCTTGGGATTTGGATCATGTTCTCGGCTTGCTGGCCCCCCTACACCAGATCGGTCTTGCACGGCGGCGTGCGAGGGCGGGGAGGACGACCAGGACGCGACCCACCGGCAGGCCAGCAGAGGTGTGAACGGCGGCGAGGCCAAGGTCAGCCGGGACGCCGACGTCGCCGTCGCGCTCGCGCTGATCGGAGCGTGTGAAATTGAAAATCTGCTGGAGCCGTGGCCGGTCTCGTTCTATAGCAGTGTCGTTCTGTAG